CTGCTTCCTCACTCCTGAGTTGTTTGGTACAAGCTTTTTGCAAATTGGAACAGAGAGCCCCAAGTTCTTCGGCCGACAACTGTCTCATAACGTCTTCCATGAACGACCTCCTCTTCGTGTTGATCGCTTACAGTATAGCATTCCATGCTGGTTTTCTGGAAAAAGACTCCAGGAATCTCAATTCACCCATTTTCCTGGATATTATATTAACTAGAAACAATCTAGACATGTGTATAATTTTTCTGCACATTGGTAAGAATCGAGGAACTTGTAGGAAAACAGTATCCAATGACGATTTTCTAGAATATAAAGGTTTGTAGTATCCATACTTTCTCCATGAAACACAGAGAAATTGGACAAGCAATCAAGGAACTCAGACAACAGAAAAACATGACACAAGAAGAACTCATAGAGAAAGCTGACCTCTCTCGAAGCCAGCTCTATTACATTGAATCGGGAAGACGGACACCCCGCCTTCCCACAATCCATAGTATTTGTGCAGCACTCGAACTTTCATTTCTTGAGTTTGTGCACTATCTCTATCGTTACTCCCCTACCTCTTCAACACCAAGCATCTCATCAATGGATGCACCAGGGGCAACCATCGGATAGACCTTGTCATCGACAGGTATCTCACAATCAATGAGGACTGCCTGTCCCAGGTCCAGTGCAGCCTGAAGAATCGGCTTCGGATCATCAGTCTTGCTGATACGCATTCCCTTCACCCCATAGGCTTCGGCAAGTTTCAGCCAATCGATGGGGGTATCGAGAGTGGTCTCACTGTAACGTCTGTCGAAGAAGAGTGTCTGCCACTGACGTACCATGCCCAGCGTCTGGTTGTTCATCAAGAGAATGATAACCGGCAGTTGGTACCGCGCAATGGTAGCCAGCTCATTGCAGTTCATCTTGAAACTGCCATCCCCGGCAACATTGATGACGCGAGCATCAGGATTGGCTACCTGTGCACCGATAGCAGCTCCTGTTCCATACCCCATGGTTCCAAGCCCACCACTGGTGAGGAAGTGACCAGGCTGAAGGTGCTTGAGGAACTGTGCTGCCCACATCTGGTGCTGACCAACCTCAGTAACGGCAAAGAACCCTTCAGGAAGTACGCTCTGCAGCGCTTTCAGGATCTCCTTGGAGCGAGCACTCTCGCTGTCCACCCTGATTGGGTATCGCTTCTTGTACTCAGCAACCTGCTCCATCCACTTCGTATGCGTCATGGGATTCACTATACGGTTGTTCAGCTCATTCAGCACTACTTTCAGGTCCCCGATCAAGTGACAGTAGGTCTTGATATTCTTGTCAATTTCAGCCGGGTCCACATCGATGTGGATAATCTTGGCATTCTTCGCAAATGCACTGGCTTTGCTGACAACCCGGTCACTGAAGCGTGCACCGATTACCACCAGAAGATCACAGGCGGAAACACTCATGTTTGAGACTTTCGTCCCATGCATACCTACCAAACCGGTAAAACGAGGACTGAGGGAGCTCACAGCCCCAACACCCATCAGCGAGGTACAGGCAGGACTGTCGATATTTTCCAGGAACTGGGAGAGCTCTTCACTCGCCTTGGCCCTGATAACACCACCACCGATATAGCACATCGGTCTCTGGGCTTGCTTGATCAGTTGCAAAGCCTGTTCCATGCTTTTCTCACTCAGTCGTTCAGTACGGGGTTGCAAGGCCTCAATAGGCTGAGGTGAGAAATCAGCGGTATAGACCGTCACATCCTTCGGAACATCGATCAAGACAGGACCAGGTCTGCCCTCCTGAGCAATCTTGAAGGCGGTACGTATCGTCTCTGCCAAGTCAGCTACATCCTTCACAATGAAGTTGTGCTTGGTAATTGGCATAGTAATACCGGTAATATCAACTTCCTGGAAACTGTCCTTGCCCAGAAGGGGAACGGTCACATTCCCGGTGAAGGCGACCATGGGGACACTATCCATATAGGCTGTGGCTATACCGGTAACAAGGTTTGTGGCTCCAGGTCCACTGGTCGCAATACATACACCTACCTTTCCTGTGCTCCTGGCATACCCGTCAGCAGCGTGGCTGGCACCCTGCTCATGGCTGGTCAGAATATGGTGGATTCTGCTCTGATTCTGGTACAGGGCATCATAGAGAGGCAATACTGCCCCTCCAGGAAACCCAAAGACGGTATCCACGCCCTGTTCTATCAGACATTCTATGATTATTTGTGCTCCAGTCATCTGCATGGTAGATTCTCCTCTTAGTGTATCATTTCTTGAAGACAGCACCGGTGGAAGCACTGGTTACCTGCTTGGCATAGCGTGCCAAATACCCGGTTGTAATAGGCGGCTCCTTGCAGACCCATTGCTTTTTCCGTTCAAGCAGTGTCTTCTCATCGACCAACAAACTGAGCTCACCCTTTGGTATATCAATGCTGATCGTGTCCCCTTCCTGGACGAGGGCGATGGGACCACCCTCAGCAGCCTCAGGGCTGACATGTCCGATGGAAGCTCC
This sequence is a window from uncultured Sphaerochaeta sp.. Protein-coding genes within it:
- a CDS encoding helix-turn-helix transcriptional regulator — protein: MKHREIGQAIKELRQQKNMTQEELIEKADLSRSQLYYIESGRRTPRLPTIHSICAALELSFLEFVHYLYRYSPTSSTPSISSMDAPGATIG
- the ilvB gene encoding biosynthetic-type acetolactate synthase large subunit codes for the protein MQMTGAQIIIECLIEQGVDTVFGFPGGAVLPLYDALYQNQSRIHHILTSHEQGASHAADGYARSTGKVGVCIATSGPGATNLVTGIATAYMDSVPMVAFTGNVTVPLLGKDSFQEVDITGITMPITKHNFIVKDVADLAETIRTAFKIAQEGRPGPVLIDVPKDVTVYTADFSPQPIEALQPRTERLSEKSMEQALQLIKQAQRPMCYIGGGVIRAKASEELSQFLENIDSPACTSLMGVGAVSSLSPRFTGLVGMHGTKVSNMSVSACDLLVVIGARFSDRVVSKASAFAKNAKIIHIDVDPAEIDKNIKTYCHLIGDLKVVLNELNNRIVNPMTHTKWMEQVAEYKKRYPIRVDSESARSKEILKALQSVLPEGFFAVTEVGQHQMWAAQFLKHLQPGHFLTSGGLGTMGYGTGAAIGAQVANPDARVINVAGDGSFKMNCNELATIARYQLPVIILLMNNQTLGMVRQWQTLFFDRRYSETTLDTPIDWLKLAEAYGVKGMRISKTDDPKPILQAALDLGQAVLIDCEIPVDDKVYPMVAPGASIDEMLGVEEVGE